A region of Syntrophobacterales bacterium DNA encodes the following proteins:
- a CDS encoding type III pantothenate kinase — MLLVIDIGNTNIVFGVYNDDTLVNHWRLSASIQKTVDENAILLNSLLGFEKINLVDIDSAIISCVVPPMLIPFEIICRKYVGIRPLVVEPGIKTGMPILYENPQEVGADRIVNAVAGYEKYKKSLIIVDFGTATTFDYVTARGEYAGGAIAPGIMISLGALFESASKLPRVELIKPKSLIGRNTVHAMQSGIIYGYVGLVDGIVNKMKEEVRTNPYVIATGGLSSFIFKESQTVDEVDEMLTLRGLKILYQKNKDHHKFK; from the coding sequence ATGTTACTTGTTATAGATATTGGAAATACAAATATTGTTTTTGGCGTATACAACGACGATACCTTGGTCAACCATTGGAGACTCAGCGCCTCCATCCAGAAGACAGTCGATGAGAATGCGATCCTGTTGAACAGTCTCCTCGGTTTTGAGAAGATAAACCTTGTTGATATAGACAGCGCGATTATATCGTGCGTGGTCCCGCCCATGTTGATACCTTTCGAAATCATTTGCCGTAAATATGTAGGAATCAGACCTCTCGTGGTAGAGCCCGGAATCAAGACGGGCATGCCCATATTATATGAGAACCCCCAGGAAGTAGGCGCGGACAGGATTGTTAATGCTGTAGCAGGCTACGAAAAGTACAAGAAATCACTCATAATAGTCGATTTTGGAACAGCAACCACCTTTGATTATGTAACCGCAAGAGGTGAGTACGCAGGAGGAGCGATTGCACCGGGGATCATGATATCATTGGGTGCCCTGTTTGAAAGCGCCTCAAAACTTCCTAGGGTTGAGCTGATAAAACCAAAAAGCCTCATAGGGAGGAACACCGTACATGCCATGCAGTCGGGAATCATTTACGGCTATGTTGGCCTAGTTGATGGAATAGTAAACAAGATGAAAGAAGAGGTCAGGACAAACCCGTATGTTATAGCCACCGGGGGGTTGTCGAGTTTCATCTTTAAGGAATCTCAGACGGTAGATGAAGTAGATGAGATGCTCACTCTTAGGGGATTAAAAATACTCTACCAGAAAAACAAGGACCATCATAAATTCAAATAG